One window from the genome of Paenibacillus azoreducens encodes:
- a CDS encoding helix-turn-helix domain-containing protein, giving the protein MKRLLRPLGFQNLRSVWMTMLISNLVLLLIPLSMGAFLYTKVEASLQNGANRSNQAMLEQLKLSLDSKLNEVEKLAQQIIFDPKLEYLLKLNEDQNSPDRYKFVEFMRDTMSRPGNITNFVLDYYVYFRNSDLVLKSGLLTDSRKFYDMYYSYRGMSYEQWREGMLTSFHTMAYLPSATLLRRAEYDPMQSIEKTPLNVITFTQSLPGRDRRDITGSFVILIDESQIKEMFAQIESASDSSIYIVDGDGRTIMASDKDTLPSQLLSRIGGNGGLFNQTLNGDPKVISYTPSQKEGWKYVLVTPRSVFMQQVILIKNWTIILFSLCLAIGLSAAFTFTYRNYSPLRRAVNAILRGKDWSSKPSVNEYDFILQTIEGSLHEEKTLRSMLARQTPVIRSNYLSRLIRGQMDVDTSEKGGQALKFMDISFVSDYFAVIVVQLDSILRFNEEQSEEKWALARFIVSNIGMDIIQEPHKSFAVELDRDRVALLSNFSAEQPEEADQVIKEMAESLKNLIEQRFKIDITVAVGLPHAGAKSIGESYAEATAALEYRIVKGGGTIIYFQDIKNVHSHYYYPIDIEVQLINFVRSGDTENVLKLLDTIYMMNFESGSITPEFGRCLFFNITSTFLKIINATGINQHDILGRDIDPVKDIFSYETAEGMHQRIKKLYALLTESLVTDRTDHSVQLLQEMEQFLEENVTDPNMGLGMMADRFEMTPQYVSTFYKKQSGMNLSDYIVRKRIELAKRHMCEKDLTNAQIAQLVGYTSDVVFIRAFKKLEGVTPGRYRENMLSYASDDAG; this is encoded by the coding sequence TTGAAACGGCTGCTTCGTCCGCTTGGATTTCAAAATTTGAGAAGTGTATGGATGACGATGCTAATCTCCAACCTGGTTCTGCTGCTGATCCCTTTGTCTATGGGGGCTTTCTTGTATACCAAAGTTGAAGCAAGCCTGCAAAATGGGGCAAACCGTTCCAATCAAGCGATGTTGGAGCAGCTCAAGCTGTCTTTGGACAGCAAACTGAACGAAGTGGAAAAACTTGCCCAGCAAATTATTTTTGATCCAAAGCTTGAATATTTATTAAAGCTGAATGAGGACCAAAACAGCCCGGACCGTTATAAATTTGTTGAATTTATGCGGGACACGATGTCCCGGCCGGGCAATATCACCAATTTTGTATTGGATTATTACGTGTATTTCCGCAATAGCGACCTGGTACTTAAGTCCGGTCTTCTAACAGACTCACGCAAATTTTACGATATGTATTATAGCTACCGGGGCATGTCTTACGAGCAGTGGCGGGAAGGGATGCTCACCTCTTTTCATACGATGGCGTACCTGCCCTCCGCTACACTGCTGCGGCGCGCGGAATATGATCCCATGCAAAGCATCGAAAAAACGCCGTTGAACGTGATTACGTTTACGCAATCCCTGCCCGGACGAGACCGGAGGGACATTACCGGCAGTTTTGTCATTTTGATCGATGAAAGCCAAATCAAAGAGATGTTTGCCCAGATTGAATCCGCAAGCGACAGTTCGATTTATATCGTTGACGGCGATGGAAGAACCATCATGGCGTCGGATAAGGACACGCTTCCCTCGCAGCTTTTGTCACGGATCGGCGGGAATGGAGGTTTGTTCAACCAAACCTTGAACGGGGACCCGAAGGTCATTTCGTATACCCCTTCCCAAAAGGAAGGCTGGAAATACGTGTTGGTCACGCCAAGAAGCGTATTTATGCAGCAAGTGATTTTGATTAAAAACTGGACGATCATTTTGTTTTCCTTATGTCTTGCCATTGGTTTGTCGGCCGCTTTTACTTTTACATACCGAAATTACAGCCCGCTGCGAAGAGCGGTGAACGCCATTCTTAGGGGGAAAGATTGGAGCAGCAAACCTTCGGTAAACGAATACGACTTTATTTTGCAAACCATTGAAGGTTCACTTCATGAAGAAAAAACATTGCGCAGCATGCTAGCCCGGCAAACTCCCGTCATTCGTTCCAATTATCTTTCGCGCCTGATCCGGGGGCAAATGGACGTGGATACTTCGGAGAAGGGCGGGCAAGCGCTGAAATTTATGGATATTTCATTTGTAAGCGATTACTTTGCGGTGATCGTTGTTCAACTTGACAGCATTTTAAGGTTTAATGAGGAGCAAAGCGAGGAGAAGTGGGCGCTCGCCAGATTTATCGTCTCCAACATCGGAATGGATATCATACAGGAGCCGCATAAATCTTTTGCTGTTGAGCTGGATCGTGACCGGGTGGCTCTGCTGAGCAACTTTTCGGCGGAACAGCCGGAGGAAGCGGACCAGGTGATCAAAGAGATGGCCGAGTCGCTGAAAAACCTGATCGAGCAGCGTTTCAAAATCGATATTACCGTGGCTGTCGGCCTGCCTCATGCCGGGGCAAAAAGCATTGGCGAAAGTTACGCGGAAGCGACGGCGGCGCTTGAATATCGCATCGTTAAAGGCGGAGGGACCATCATTTATTTTCAGGACATTAAGAACGTCCACTCGCACTACTATTATCCGATCGATATCGAGGTGCAGCTCATCAATTTCGTCCGCAGCGGGGATACGGAAAATGTGCTGAAACTGCTGGACACGATTTATATGATGAATTTTGAGTCGGGCAGCATCACGCCGGAATTCGGCAGATGCCTGTTCTTTAACATCACCAGCACATTCCTCAAGATCATAAACGCGACCGGGATAAACCAGCATGATATTTTGGGGCGGGATATTGATCCCGTGAAGGATATTTTTTCGTATGAAACTGCGGAAGGCATGCATCAAAGAATCAAAAAGCTGTATGCATTGCTGACGGAATCGCTTGTCACGGATCGAACCGATCATAGCGTTCAGCTTCTGCAGGAGATGGAGCAATTTTTGGAGGAAAATGTCACGGACCCGAATATGGGACTCGGGATGATGGCCGATCGTTTTGAGATGACGCCCCAATATGTATCGACTTTTTATAAGAAACAAAGCGGCATGAATTTGAGCGATTATATCGTCAGAAAAAGAATTGAACTTGCCAAACGGCATATGTGCGAGAAGGATCTTACGAATGCCCAAATTGCGCAGCTTGTCGGGTATACAAGCGATGTCGTGTTTATTCGCGCCTTTAAAAAACTTGAAGGAGTGACGCCGGGCAGATACCGCGAGAACATGCTGTCTTATGCTTCAGATGATGCCGGATAA
- a CDS encoding alpha/beta fold hydrolase gives MKCELDSVTVHYEVFGSGQPILMLHGFSCDHRLMTGCMEPIFTHRPHWKRVYMDLPGMGRTNGIDDILSSNEMLEIVDAFVEKVFQQEPFLLAGESYGGYLSRGLLKKRFKQVQGLLLICPTAGQARHDAPEFTIIAQDKNFIERLQNRDKEKFTSMHVVQDHYNWNRFEREILSGIRAADTTFLDRISLRYDLSPELEVLDTPYDRPVLIMAGRQDHVVGYRNQWNFACEYPRASFVMLDRAGHNLQIEQSRIFSVSVEEWLDRVTESQG, from the coding sequence ATGAAGTGCGAATTGGATTCGGTGACGGTTCATTATGAGGTATTCGGATCAGGACAGCCCATTTTGATGCTGCATGGTTTTTCATGTGATCATAGATTAATGACAGGATGTATGGAACCTATATTTACTCATCGTCCGCATTGGAAACGGGTATATATGGATTTACCCGGAATGGGCAGGACAAATGGAATAGATGATATCCTTAGTTCGAATGAAATGCTTGAGATCGTCGACGCTTTTGTAGAAAAGGTATTTCAGCAAGAACCCTTTTTGTTGGCCGGGGAATCCTACGGAGGATATTTATCAAGAGGCTTGTTAAAAAAACGTTTCAAACAGGTTCAGGGACTGTTGCTAATTTGTCCGACAGCCGGGCAAGCCAGACATGATGCGCCGGAATTTACGATCATTGCCCAAGACAAAAATTTTATTGAACGGCTACAGAACAGAGACAAGGAGAAATTCACAAGTATGCATGTCGTTCAGGATCATTACAACTGGAACCGCTTTGAACGGGAAATCCTTTCAGGCATAAGAGCAGCGGATACAACCTTTTTGGATCGGATCAGTCTTCGGTATGATCTTTCTCCGGAACTTGAGGTATTAGATACTCCTTACGATAGACCGGTCCTTATTATGGCCGGACGACAGGACCACGTGGTCGGATACCGGAACCAATGGAATTTTGCATGCGAGTACCCTAGAGCCAGCTTTGTGATGCTGGACCGAGCGGGTCATAATCTTCAAATTGAACAGAGCCGGATATTTAGCGTTTCCGTTGAGGAATGGCTTGATCGGGTCACTGAAAGCCAAGGTTAA
- a CDS encoding MarR family winged helix-turn-helix transcriptional regulator encodes MIKNNAATMFSKIRNAINDMIVSELEKHGVTGIVSSHGDILWSLYQHDALPIKTLADKIHRTQPTVTVLVNKLDSLGYIRKMKSHEDNRITLVSLTEKGKQLEPVFHEVSNRLNEAVYGGLTDSEQMQLESMLEKIFSRL; translated from the coding sequence ATGATAAAAAATAATGCGGCTACCATGTTTAGTAAAATAAGAAACGCCATCAACGACATGATTGTGTCTGAACTGGAGAAACACGGAGTGACAGGGATTGTCTCATCACATGGAGACATTCTGTGGTCCCTTTATCAGCACGACGCACTCCCAATTAAGACGTTAGCGGATAAGATCCACCGAACGCAGCCGACGGTTACCGTACTAGTGAATAAGCTGGACTCGCTGGGATATATTCGCAAAATGAAAAGTCATGAGGACAATAGGATTACGCTTGTATCCTTAACCGAAAAAGGAAAGCAGCTAGAACCTGTATTTCATGAGGTTTCCAACCGGCTGAATGAGGCCGTTTATGGGGGACTGACGGACAGCGAGCAGATGCAATTGGAATCAATGCTGGAGAAGATCTTTTCCCGGCTTTGA
- a CDS encoding acyl-CoA thioesterase: MTDKYCKESRTVFSNYVLPPDTNNHGTLFGGKLVAYIDDVAARAAMKHSRRTCVTASMDSIDFIAPVKANDEVVLEAFVTWTHHTSMEVFVKVIDENLLTGEREVCVTAFLTFVALDDLDRPTPVPGVIPESPEEIELNQSASKRAETRRLRRTESKRIAARFGVGFPWER, encoded by the coding sequence ATGACGGATAAATATTGCAAAGAATCAAGAACCGTATTTTCAAATTATGTCCTTCCGCCGGACACCAATAATCATGGAACGCTTTTCGGCGGCAAACTCGTGGCGTATATCGATGACGTGGCCGCAAGGGCGGCCATGAAGCACTCCCGGCGCACCTGTGTAACAGCCTCCATGGATTCCATCGATTTTATTGCCCCGGTCAAAGCAAATGATGAAGTCGTTCTGGAAGCATTCGTAACTTGGACTCACCACACATCGATGGAGGTATTCGTCAAAGTTATCGACGAGAATCTACTCACTGGTGAACGTGAAGTTTGCGTGACGGCTTTTCTGACATTCGTGGCTTTGGACGATCTGGACCGTCCTACGCCCGTTCCGGGAGTCATTCCGGAGAGCCCCGAAGAAATCGAACTCAACCAATCGGCTTCAAAACGTGCCGAGACGAGAAGACTTCGGCGAACGGAAAGCAAACGCATCGCCGCCAGATTCGGCGTCGGGTTCCCTTGGGAACGATAA
- a CDS encoding alpha-L-fucosidase yields the protein MEEANSVPNAAHAAGTNVRDRRTAWWTESRFGMFIHWGLYAIPAQGEWIMYGQKIPVHEYEKLAQQFNPTEFDAKAWVSLAKEAGMRYIVITAKHHDGFAMYHSKADPFNIVDRTPFRRDPLKELAEACREAGMVLCFYYSHVIDWHHPHAVHKEHNNTWDYKLEEKRFSEYWEGKAKPQLKELLTEYGRVGLLWFDTAGGLSEEDSKAIVQHVRSLQPDCLINSRVSHYMGMGDYVSKGDNEIGMSGEDTRPWETPMTLNQSWGYTTRDQIWKTADALIQKLVNVIGKGGNLLLNVGPTPQGTIPELSVERLREVGAWIRRNAEAIYGTEGSPFPCEPDWGAITAKPGRLYLHIHNTKWPADGLRLCGIRNKILRAYPLADPNQAGIAALQSYDGNLDLHTLTLHLPPQPTDQHVSVIVLELEAENDFDRMLTQMPDGIFQLDMPHAAIHILREADEEQGLPALRSAGWTFKLIEPGTYELMLVSFKRYDQQWSDLYPEPLLVETAGQNIVKDLMEDAADEHSPSCQHPYTAVLSRIGRVTWNEAGMQTLVIGSSKIKDPSPRFTEIWHADPVKLRAVRLVRIEDERGYGGS from the coding sequence ATGGAAGAAGCAAACAGTGTACCGAATGCAGCCCATGCTGCGGGGACTAATGTAAGAGATCGGCGCACGGCATGGTGGACAGAGTCCAGATTCGGCATGTTCATCCACTGGGGGTTATATGCGATTCCGGCGCAAGGCGAGTGGATCATGTATGGACAGAAAATACCGGTGCATGAATATGAAAAGCTGGCGCAGCAATTCAATCCGACGGAATTTGATGCCAAAGCATGGGTGTCCCTGGCAAAGGAAGCGGGGATGCGGTATATCGTCATTACGGCCAAACATCATGACGGCTTCGCGATGTATCACTCGAAAGCAGATCCTTTTAATATCGTGGACAGGACGCCTTTCCGGCGCGATCCGCTGAAAGAGCTGGCCGAGGCGTGCCGGGAAGCGGGCATGGTCCTATGTTTCTATTATTCACATGTGATCGACTGGCACCATCCGCATGCCGTCCATAAAGAGCATAACAATACATGGGATTACAAGCTGGAGGAAAAGCGTTTCTCTGAATACTGGGAAGGCAAAGCGAAACCGCAATTGAAGGAGCTTTTGACGGAATACGGCCGGGTCGGTTTATTATGGTTCGATACGGCCGGGGGGTTGTCCGAAGAGGACAGCAAGGCAATCGTGCAGCATGTGCGGAGTCTCCAGCCGGACTGCCTGATCAATTCCCGGGTTTCGCATTATATGGGCATGGGTGATTACGTGTCCAAAGGCGACAATGAAATTGGAATGAGCGGCGAAGATACGAGGCCTTGGGAAACGCCGATGACGCTGAACCAGTCATGGGGGTATACAACCCGGGATCAAATCTGGAAAACGGCGGATGCATTAATCCAAAAGCTGGTGAATGTCATCGGAAAAGGCGGCAATCTGCTGCTGAATGTCGGGCCGACTCCGCAAGGGACCATCCCGGAACTTTCGGTGGAACGGCTGCGGGAAGTGGGAGCGTGGATCCGGCGCAATGCGGAAGCGATATACGGCACGGAGGGAAGCCCTTTCCCTTGCGAGCCGGATTGGGGTGCGATCACGGCCAAACCGGGCAGGTTGTATCTTCATATCCACAACACCAAATGGCCGGCGGACGGTTTGCGGCTGTGCGGCATCCGGAATAAAATATTGCGCGCCTATCCATTGGCTGACCCAAACCAAGCGGGTATTGCAGCCCTGCAGAGCTATGACGGGAACCTGGACCTGCATACATTAACACTTCATTTGCCGCCGCAGCCGACGGACCAGCATGTATCGGTCATTGTGCTGGAACTTGAAGCGGAAAATGACTTCGACCGTATGCTGACCCAAATGCCGGACGGCATTTTTCAGCTGGATATGCCGCATGCCGCAATCCATATTCTCCGGGAAGCCGACGAAGAACAAGGGCTTCCGGCGCTGCGGAGCGCGGGATGGACCTTTAAGCTGATTGAGCCGGGAACGTATGAATTGATGCTGGTCAGCTTCAAACGGTATGATCAACAATGGTCCGATTTATATCCTGAACCCCTCCTGGTTGAAACGGCCGGGCAAAATATCGTCAAAGATTTGATGGAAGACGCGGCGGATGAGCATTCACCGTCCTGCCAGCATCCGTATACCGCCGTTTTGTCCCGGATCGGACGCGTTACCTGGAATGAAGCGGGGATGCAGACGCTTGTGATCGGTTCATCCAAGATTAAGGACCCCTCACCCCGGTTTACGGAAATCTGGCATGCCGATCCGGTTAAGCTTCGGGCCGTTCGGCTTGTGCGTATAGAGGATGAGAGGGGTTATGGCGGCAGTTAA
- a CDS encoding carbohydrate ABC transporter permease: MGAQTTGEKIFNVINTILMLLLCFVTLYPFLYVLFASLSEASSFIQHRGMLLRPLGFNLEAYKAVFENPMITSGYRNTLLYVAAGTTINLFMTALGAYVLSRRNLYFKNVMMFGIVLTMVFSGGLIPNYILINKLGMMNTPWALLIPGAISTFNLIIMRTAFQGVPVSLEESARIDGAGEFTILFRIIIPLSMPVIAVMILWYAVGHWNSYFSALVYLRDRTMYPLQLVLREILIANSTDSMSTGVAADDKYAIGETIKYATIIVSTLPIICLYPFLQKYFVKGVLIGAIKE, translated from the coding sequence ATGGGCGCACAAACAACAGGTGAAAAAATATTCAACGTCATCAATACCATATTGATGCTGCTGCTTTGCTTTGTTACGTTGTACCCGTTTTTGTATGTTCTGTTTGCCTCCCTAAGCGAGGCATCAAGTTTTATCCAGCATCGGGGCATGCTGCTGAGGCCGCTCGGATTCAACCTGGAAGCTTACAAAGCGGTGTTTGAAAATCCGATGATCACGAGCGGTTACAGGAACACGCTTCTCTACGTTGCGGCCGGAACGACGATCAATCTGTTTATGACGGCACTCGGGGCGTATGTACTTTCCCGCCGTAACTTGTATTTCAAAAACGTGATGATGTTCGGGATCGTACTCACTATGGTATTCAGCGGCGGTTTGATTCCGAATTATATTTTGATCAACAAACTGGGGATGATGAACACGCCGTGGGCGCTGCTGATTCCGGGTGCGATCTCGACGTTTAATCTGATCATTATGAGAACCGCTTTTCAGGGGGTTCCGGTATCACTGGAGGAATCGGCAAGAATCGATGGTGCCGGCGAGTTTACGATTTTGTTTCGCATCATTATCCCATTATCCATGCCGGTAATTGCGGTCATGATTTTATGGTACGCGGTTGGCCACTGGAACTCTTACTTTTCGGCGCTGGTCTATTTGCGCGACCGCACCATGTATCCGCTGCAGCTGGTTTTGCGCGAAATTCTGATCGCCAATTCGACGGATTCGATGTCAACGGGCGTGGCTGCGGACGACAAATACGCAATCGGTGAAACGATCAAATATGCTACGATTATCGTGTCCACGCTTCCGATCATTTGCTTGTATCCATTCCTGCAAAAATACTTCGTCAAAGGGGTATTGATCGGGGCCATCAAGGAATAA
- a CDS encoding extracellular solute-binding protein: MKGKGKKLGTMLLAATLVLSLAACGNGSGNGETKGETSASEKQAGEAQKLTNLTYWVSMHSAAAAQMKTYAEMGMYKELENITGVKVEFQHPPTDSAQAQEQFNLMMVSEKLPDVIETSWIGYPGGPEKAIQDNKIIKLNDLIDQYAPNLKKLLEEHPDWKKQVTTDDGSLYMFPFFRGGEKVRVFYGPSIRKDWLDKLGLEVPTTIDEWHEVLKAFKEKDPNGNGKADEIPLYLTKEDVSVGAPFLGAWGINYGFYQMDNQVKYGPIQPEYKEFLTTLNQWYKEGLLDKDFAAPNDKLFDAKMTGNQLGAAPTYNGGGIGKYANLMKDKDPNFNLVAAPYPVLKKGDKAIWGQKDFATNGVGAAISTSNSNPIETVKWLDYAYGEKGDLLFNYGKEGEAYKMENGKPVFLPEVLNPPSGVSLQQSFAKHNRSTWSAPFVLSDDFQMQYLALPNQREALEVWSQPTGERRMPLVTPTKDESSQYASLMTDINTYRDEMFLKFIMGAEPLENFDKYVKKIEAMGIEDAIKIQQAALDRFNKR, from the coding sequence ATGAAGGGGAAAGGCAAAAAATTAGGAACCATGTTATTAGCAGCTACTTTGGTTTTATCACTTGCAGCATGCGGAAACGGTTCCGGGAATGGCGAAACCAAAGGGGAAACATCCGCGTCGGAAAAACAGGCGGGAGAGGCGCAAAAGCTGACGAATCTCACTTATTGGGTTAGCATGCATTCCGCGGCAGCGGCACAAATGAAAACCTATGCCGAAATGGGGATGTACAAAGAACTTGAGAACATTACCGGCGTGAAAGTGGAATTCCAGCATCCGCCGACAGATTCGGCCCAAGCGCAAGAGCAGTTTAACCTGATGATGGTTTCCGAAAAGCTGCCGGATGTCATTGAAACCTCATGGATTGGATACCCGGGGGGACCCGAGAAAGCAATTCAAGACAATAAAATCATTAAATTAAATGATCTGATCGACCAATACGCCCCGAATTTGAAAAAGCTGCTGGAAGAGCATCCGGATTGGAAAAAGCAGGTGACGACGGATGACGGGAGCTTGTATATGTTTCCGTTTTTCCGCGGCGGCGAAAAAGTCCGGGTATTCTACGGACCTTCGATCCGCAAAGACTGGTTGGATAAGCTTGGACTGGAAGTCCCGACAACGATTGATGAATGGCATGAAGTGCTGAAGGCTTTTAAAGAAAAAGATCCGAACGGCAACGGCAAGGCTGATGAAATCCCGCTTTATCTCACCAAGGAAGACGTGAGTGTCGGCGCTCCTTTCCTGGGTGCCTGGGGTATCAATTATGGCTTTTACCAAATGGACAATCAAGTGAAATACGGCCCGATCCAGCCGGAATATAAAGAGTTCCTGACCACGTTGAACCAGTGGTATAAGGAAGGTTTGCTTGATAAAGATTTTGCGGCACCTAACGATAAACTGTTCGACGCCAAAATGACGGGCAACCAACTGGGAGCGGCCCCGACATACAATGGCGGCGGGATCGGCAAATATGCCAATCTGATGAAAGACAAAGACCCGAACTTCAATCTGGTGGCTGCCCCGTATCCGGTGCTGAAAAAAGGAGATAAGGCGATTTGGGGACAAAAGGATTTTGCCACTAATGGCGTAGGGGCTGCCATCTCGACAAGCAATTCGAACCCGATCGAAACGGTAAAATGGCTTGACTATGCATATGGCGAAAAAGGAGATCTGCTGTTCAACTACGGCAAGGAAGGCGAAGCCTACAAAATGGAAAACGGCAAGCCGGTCTTTTTGCCGGAAGTGCTGAATCCGCCAAGCGGAGTCAGTTTGCAGCAGTCGTTTGCCAAGCATAACCGTTCCACATGGAGCGCGCCGTTTGTTCTGAGCGACGATTTCCAAATGCAATATTTGGCTCTGCCGAACCAGCGGGAAGCGCTGGAGGTTTGGTCCCAGCCGACGGGTGAACGCAGAATGCCGCTCGTGACGCCAACCAAAGATGAAAGCTCGCAATATGCCTCGCTCATGACGGATATTAATACTTACCGCGATGAAATGTTCCTGAAGTTTATCATGGGCGCCGAGCCGCTTGAAAACTTCGATAAATACGTGAAGAAAATCGAGGCTATGGGCATTGAAGACGCAATCAAGATTCAACAGGCAGCCCTTGACCGGTTCAATAAGCGTTAA
- a CDS encoding ABC transporter permease — translation MDLSKGQIIRKDLRRNWIIYLMALPVIAYYIIFHYGPMYGLQIAFKDYSPAGGIWGSPWVGFKHFDSFFNGIYFWRLIRNTVLINVYDLIFGFPSAIILAILLNEVRRMMFKRVVQTISYLPHFISIVVVAGMLFDFLSRDGLINQLIGFFGVEPIDFLKEAGWFRFIFVSSGIWQGVGWGSIIYLAAIANIDPTLYEAAKIDGANRWKQIFHITIPGIMPTIVIMFILNMGNLLSVGSEKVLLLYNPLTYETADVISTYVYRKGILEASYSFTAAVGLFNSVISLILIVSANAISKRVSENKLW, via the coding sequence ATGGATCTTTCCAAAGGGCAAATCATACGGAAGGATCTGCGTCGGAACTGGATCATTTACCTGATGGCGCTGCCTGTCATTGCCTACTATATAATTTTTCATTACGGTCCGATGTACGGCCTGCAAATCGCATTTAAAGATTACAGCCCGGCCGGCGGCATTTGGGGAAGTCCATGGGTCGGCTTTAAGCATTTCGACAGTTTTTTTAACGGCATCTATTTCTGGAGACTGATCCGGAATACGGTGCTGATCAATGTCTATGACCTGATTTTCGGATTCCCGTCAGCGATCATTTTGGCTATTTTGCTGAACGAAGTCCGGAGAATGATGTTCAAACGCGTGGTTCAAACGATATCTTATTTGCCGCATTTCATTTCGATCGTGGTTGTGGCAGGCATGCTGTTCGATTTCTTAAGCCGCGACGGCTTGATCAACCAACTGATTGGTTTTTTCGGGGTTGAACCGATCGACTTCCTTAAAGAGGCCGGATGGTTCCGATTTATTTTCGTATCCTCCGGTATTTGGCAGGGCGTAGGCTGGGGCTCCATCATTTATTTGGCTGCGATAGCCAATATCGATCCGACGTTGTATGAAGCGGCCAAAATCGATGGCGCCAACCGTTGGAAACAAATTTTCCATATTACGATTCCCGGCATCATGCCTACGATCGTGATCATGTTTATTCTGAACATGGGCAATCTGCTGTCAGTCGGCAGCGAAAAGGTTCTTTTGTTATACAATCCGCTCACCTATGAAACGGCAGACGTTATTTCCACCTATGTGTACCGCAAAGGTATTTTGGAGGCAAGCTACAGCTTTACGGCGGCGGTCGGTTTGTTTAATTCCGTCATCAGCCTGATTCTGATCGTGTCGGCGAATGCCATCAGCAAACGCGTGTCCGAAAATAAATTGTGGTAA
- a CDS encoding glycoside hydrolase family 88 protein: MKQVKDEGIQDAGRYNREPQLTQKRCEEAMAFILKQIDRNLETFKGTFPSEASTNNVYRQVGNTEWTPAFWTGMLWLAYETTGDEKYRLAAEQQLGSYKQRVEERRYTDTHDLGFLYTLSCVSAYKLTGNEEAKEFALAAAELLYIRYLDKAGIIQAWGNLSDPRQQGRMIIDCLMNLPLLYWASEVSGDRKYDDAAASHVRMAAQYLIREDASSFHTFYMDTETGEPKYGSTAQGYADDSCWSRGQAWGIYGFPLSYRYTDDFELIELTKKITNYFLNRLPQDYVSYWDLIFTDGEEERDSSAAAIAVCGLLETAKHLPLTDPHKRIYENAALLILESLIDNYMTCDTPESNGILLHAVYSKPGNTGVDECCIWGDYFMYEALVRAAKDWKPYW, from the coding sequence ATGAAGCAGGTTAAAGACGAAGGTATTCAGGATGCCGGCAGGTATAATCGTGAACCGCAGCTGACCCAAAAACGCTGTGAAGAAGCGATGGCTTTTATTTTGAAGCAGATAGACCGTAATCTTGAAACATTCAAAGGCACGTTTCCTTCCGAAGCCAGCACAAACAATGTTTACAGGCAGGTGGGCAATACGGAATGGACGCCGGCCTTTTGGACAGGGATGTTGTGGCTTGCCTATGAGACGACAGGTGATGAGAAATACCGTCTCGCAGCCGAACAGCAGCTGGGCAGCTACAAGCAGCGGGTGGAAGAACGGCGTTACACAGATACGCATGATTTGGGTTTTCTTTATACGTTGTCATGCGTTTCAGCTTACAAACTGACCGGCAACGAAGAGGCCAAAGAATTTGCCCTGGCAGCTGCCGAGCTTCTTTACATCCGCTATTTGGATAAAGCGGGAATCATTCAGGCTTGGGGGAATTTAAGCGATCCGAGGCAGCAGGGCCGCATGATTATCGACTGCTTGATGAATCTGCCGCTGTTATATTGGGCGAGCGAAGTGTCCGGGGACCGCAAATACGATGATGCCGCAGCTTCCCATGTCCGGATGGCCGCACAATATTTAATTCGGGAGGATGCATCCAGCTTCCATACCTTTTATATGGATACCGAAACGGGTGAGCCGAAATATGGCTCCACCGCCCAAGGATACGCGGATGATTCCTGCTGGTCGCGCGGACAAGCTTGGGGAATATACGGTTTTCCGCTGTCTTACCGTTACACGGATGATTTTGAGTTGATTGAATTGACGAAGAAAATTACGAATTATTTCCTTAACCGGCTGCCGCAGGACTATGTCAGCTATTGGGATTTGATTTTTACGGACGGCGAAGAAGAGAGGGACAGTTCCGCCGCTGCCATTGCGGTTTGCGGCCTGTTGGAAACCGCCAAACATCTGCCGCTGACCGATCCTCATAAACGGATATATGAAAACGCGGCCCTGCTGATTTTGGAATCTCTGATCGATAACTATATGACATGCGATACGCCGGAATCCAACGGCATTTTACTGCATGCGGTGTACAGTAAGCCGGGAAATACCGGCGTGGATGAATGCTGCATTTGGGGCGATTATTTCATGTATGAAGCTCTCGTCCGGGCCGCCAAAGACTGGAAGCCATACTGGTAG